The window CTACCCCACCCCGCTAATGTAACCTAATAACGATGGGTTAATAAAGGTTGTGGATTGTTTTCGCTGATGGCAATATTGATTAACAGCTTCTCATATATTTAATACAATGAATTCCAGAACGATTAGATTACTCACACTTCAGATCATCATCGTCTCACTTCTAATTCCAATAATAGCGGCAGCCCAGCCTGTAATTGAGATCAACTACTTCTATGGCAAAGACTGCCCACACTGCCAGGCTCTCAATCCCATAATCGATGAGATCGAAGCTGATCATCCCAACCTGGTAATTCACCGCTATGAAGTCTATTATAATGACACAAACTACGAGATATTCGATGAGTTTCGAGATCGTTATGGGATAAAAGTCGGGGGTGTGCCGGTAATTTTCTTCAACGATACATACCTCTCAGGCGATATCACAAAAGAAGAGATTGAACGCGAGATCGCGCGGATAGAGGCAGGTGAAACGGACAAAACGCCTGAATCAAAGGTTTCAATCCCTTTTCTGATTATTTCAGGTATTGTAAATGGTCTGATCAACCTCTGCACATTCGCTGTCTTCATACTTCTTTTAACATCACTTCTCATCCTCAATGACCGGCGAAAGATAATTATAATCGGGATTACATTCATCATTGCAGTTTATCTGACCTATCTACTCGTTGGAGTCGGTCTGATAAACACATTCCTCTTTGCAGGCACAGAGCGGTATATAAGAAGTGCTGTAATCATCATAGCGCTTCTGGCAGGGGTTATAAACATAAGAGACTTTTTCACAGGCGAATCAACGCTTGCAATTCCCAAATTTGCAAAACCAGGGATCAAACGGATGATCGAGTACGCTTCACTCCCCACAGCAGGGGTGCTTGGTGTGTTTGCAACACTTGTCGGACTTCCCTGCACGGTTGGTGTCTATCTGCCAGTTCTGACTGCACTCTCTGCTGAGCCACCACTTCAGGCAATTCTCTACCTCCTGTTTTATAATATCATCTATATCTTACCATTATTTGGGATAATCGCACTCGTTTACTTTGGTACAGACCCTGAGGAACTCGATGAGATGAGAGAAAGTAAAAAAAGATATGTCAGACTCTTTGGAGGTATTGTGATACTTTCAATCGGAATATTGATGCTTATAGGGGTTATATAGGATGGAAAAATGATCTTCGATTTTCACATGGAAACCTTTAGAAGAGAGGTTTTTGAAAGTGAAGAGATTATGGAAACTTTTGTTGCAGAAGGGGTAGTGTAATGAAGTTCCCAAAAGATGCATAGGCGAAAGGTCATAAAAATGGG of the Candidatus Syntrophoarchaeum caldarius genome contains:
- a CDS encoding cytochrome c biogenesis protein, transmembrane region, with translation MNSRTIRLLTLQIIIVSLLIPIIAAAQPVIEINYFYGKDCPHCQALNPIIDEIEADHPNLVIHRYEVYYNDTNYEIFDEFRDRYGIKVGGVPVIFFNDTYLSGDITKEEIEREIARIEAGETDKTPESKVSIPFLIISGIVNGLINLCTFAVFILLLTSLLILNDRRKIIIIGITFIIAVYLTYLLVGVGLINTFLFAGTERYIRSAVIIIALLAGVINIRDFFTGESTLAIPKFAKPGIKRMIEYASLPTAGVLGVFATLVGLPCTVGVYLPVLTALSAEPPLQAILYLLFYNIIYILPLFGIIALVYFGTDPEELDEMRESKKRYVRLFGGIVILSIGILMLIGVI